The window TAAATTTGCTTTTTTTCTAGCAACAACAAGTCCTGAAGAAACCTTAGCAATTTCGCCAAGCTTCATGTGGTTATCACCTTCTTTTTTGGAGAGATTTGTACAACCACCATATTCTTAGCTTAAGTATATGTAACATTTTCCATAAAGTCAAATATTATTTGTACTATTCAGAAAATATCTTTTTAAAGTAATTTGTTATTTACAATTAATAACTTTGCTTGCAAAACAGATATCTATATCCTATAAAACTATAAAAAGTTCTTTAGCAGAATCAAAAAGACACTCAACTCATTGAGTGCCAAGTGCTTTTGGGTTTGGTGCGGGAGAAGGGACTTGAACCCCCACATCGGTAGATACTAGATCCTAAGTCTAGCGCGTCTGCCAATTCCGCCACTCCCGCATGTTAAAGTTTTTAATGGTGAGCCATCCGCGACTCGAACGCGGGACACCCTGATTAAAAGTCAGGTGCTCTACCGACTGAGCTAATGGCTCATGTACAATGGCTGGGGCGGCAGGATTCGAACCTACGAGTGGCGATTCCAAAGACCGCTGCCTTACCGCTTGGCTACGCCCCAAAATTTCTTGATGAACTGAATATGGGGTGGATGATGGGACTTGAACCCACGGCCCCCAGAGCCACAATCTGGTGCTCTAACCAACTGAGCTACACCCACCATCGGTTACACTTACTAAAATTATATGGTACGCCTGACAGGATTCGAACCTGTGGCCTACGGATTAGAAGTCCGTTGCTCTATCCAGCTGAGCTACAGGCGCTCAAAGACATTTTATGGAGCGGGTGATGGGGATCGAACCCACGCGACTGGCTTGGAAGGCCAGAACTCTACCATTGAGCTACACCCGCTCGGGATGTCGTCTCGCGACTGACAAAATTCATTATACCCTAAATCCAATTTCATGTCAAAGGTTTTTTGGTTTTCTTTTGTTTCTTCGCCTTCAACGGATGTTATTATAACATGATATCCCATCATGTTCAAGATTATTTATTCAAAATATCTGCAAGTATTTTTACAGCCTTTCTAAAAGCTTCCGACCTGTGACTAATTGTGTTTTTAATGTCTGGGTCCAGTTGGGCTAGTGTTTTTTTGTACTGGGGAAGATAAAAAATAGGGTCAAAGCCAAAACCATATTCACCTTTAGGCTCATCAACGATAATACCTTCACAAGTTCCATGAGTTTCAAAATAGTTTCCGGCTGGAGTCATGATACAAATTGCACATCTAAAACGTGCAGTTCTTTTTTCATAGGGAATATCTTTTAATAATGCTAGAAGCTTTTCATTGTTTTTTTTATCATCCCTTGGCTCACCTGCAAATCTTGCCGAATGAATTCCTGGAGCTCCATCCAGATAATCTACCTCAAGGCCAGAATCATCTGCCAGGGTAATAAGATTGGTTTTTGAACACACAGCCTTTGCCTTTATATAAGAATTCTCTCTAAATGTGCTTCCATCCTCAATAATTTCAGGAGCATCAGGAATATCCAACAGTGATATGACATCAACATCAAGAGAGTCTTTTTTAAGCATTGCAGCAAACTCTTTTATTTTACCTTGATTTTGGGTAGCAAGTACTATTTTTTTATGATTTGACATGTGTCTCATCCTTGTTATTTTGGCTCCATATACCTACTTGCTCTGCTATTGGTCCCAGAACATCTTTTTGTATGACTACAAGATCCTGGATTCCCTTTTCCGCTATTTTTAATAAACTATCCATTTCCTGTTTTGTGAAGGGATACTCTTCGGCAGTTCCTTGAATTTCAACTATTCTTCCATCCCCAGTCATAACAATATTCATATCCACCTGGGCATTAGAATCCTCCTGAAAGTTTAAATCAAGCAAAATTTCATCATTGACCTTGCCAACACTAATTGCAGCAAGGTAATCTATAACAGGAATTTTTTTCAGGTCACCCTTCTCAACCAGACTATACAATGCATCTATTAAGGCAACATAACTGCCAGTAATGCTTGCAGTACGTGTTCCACCATCAGCTTGTATTACATCACAATCAAGCCATAGGGTTCTTTCTCCAAGTCCACTTAAGTCTACAATAGATCGCATAGCCCTGCCTATAAGCCTTTGAATTTCCATTGTTCTACCCCCAATTTTACCCCTGGCAGCCTCTCTTATTGTCCTGACTGATGTTGCCCTTGGAAGCATTGAGTACTCGGCTGAAATCCAGCCCTTATTTTCACCCTTTAGAAAAGGGGGAACTTTATCTTCAACTGTTACCGTACATATTACCTTTGTATCTCCCATTTCCATTAGTACTGAGCCCTCAGCAAATTTGTTGTAATTTCTGGTAATTTTTACCTTGCGAAGTTGATCTGCAGCTCTTCCATCATCTCTTGGCATGTTTATTACCTCCTAAATTTCAATTATCATTCCTTCTTCTGCCATGGCAACTCCACTACCATAGCCTTCCTCTATCTCTTTTTTTATATAATCAAGACCATATTCTGGAAAGAAATGACTCGGCAGGAATTGCTTCACCTTTGCTCTCCGGGCTATTTCTCCTGCTTGCTTTGCAGTTAAGTGTCTGCCAACGGCATAACCCTTATTTTTTTCCAATACAGTGGCTTCACAAATGAATAAATCTGCATCCATGGCATAATCTATCAAGCTTGGAAAATATTCAGTGTCCCCTGTATATACAACCCTTTTCCCTTGAGCTGCAATTTCAACACCATAAGCAAGCATAGTATGCTCAACTTTGAAGAATTTTAGTTTCAATGAGCCTACCTGGGCTGTCTTGTATAGATTTTCTTCTGACAAATCTTCTATAATATTAAATTGCAGACCATCCTGGTATGTATCAATTATAGAATACTGTAATGCCGGTTCCCCCGGCAGGTAAACTGGCATTTTTGCTTTGATTTTGTTATATAAAATACCAGACTTTACAGCATTTCTTGCAAGGGGTAAATCTCCACTATGGTCAGCATGGAGATGGGTACAAATAATTGCATTAAGGTTCCAAAAGGATCCGTATTGTTCCAGCTTACTGAAGATGCCATTGCCAAAATCCAAAGCAATTCTTGTACCATTATTTTCGATTAAATATCCGCTGCAGGCCTCATTTCCTTTAGGGTAGGGAGACCATTTTCCTAAAACAATACATCTCATTATTAACCTCCATTAGTGAAAGGGGATACACCCCTAATAAACTACCGGGGAATCTCCCCAATCTGTATCCCTATTTTAACTGCCCTCATTGCCCTTTCAGTATTTGAAACTAATAGGGAATAACCGCTATTTATTGCTTCATCTAAAGAAATAATGCTCTGAACATTGGCACTTACAAAATCTATTCCCTTTTCATAGACTTTTTCATAATTATCCCCTAGTATCCCACCAAAGGCTAAAACAGGAACCCCATATTTTTGTGCTACCTGAGCCACTCCCATGGGAGCTTTTCCATAAGCAGTCTGTTCATCTATTCTGCCTTCACCAGTCAAAACTAAATCAGCATCCTTTACCTTTTCATCAAAATCAACAGCATCAAGGACCAGTTTAATTCCTGGCTTAAGATTGCCTTTTAGAAAGGCTAGTATACCTGCTCCCAGGCCTCCTGCAGCTCCAGCCCCAGGAACATGAAGAACATCAACTCCCATTTGTTCCTTTACTTTATCAGCAAGGTTAGCAAGAGCAGCATCTAATTCTTTAACCATTTCAGGAGAAGCTCCCTTTTGTGGTCCATAGACTGCACTTGCTCCCCTTTCACCACATAGGGGATTGTCGACATCACAGGCAGCAGTGATTTTTGTCTTATTTAATCGGGGATCCATGTTAGCCAAATTAATAGTATGTAAGTCCTTTAAAGCTCTTCCACCAAAGGGAAGCTCACGTCCACAGTTGTCCAGCAGTGATACACCTAAAGCCTGGACCATCCCTGCACCACCGTCATTGGTTGCACTTCCACCTATACCTATAACTATCTCATCACATCCATAATCTAAAGCAGCTTTAATGAGCTGTCCAGTTCCATATGTTGTAGTTATGTATGGGTTTCTTTCCTCCGGTTTTAAAAGAGGAAGTCCCGAAGCTGCAGCCATCTCAATTACTGCAGTTTTACCGTTGCCAAGAATACCAAAAAAGCTTTCCATTTCTCTGCCTAAAGGGTCAAGTACCGTTACATGAATAATCTTACCACCAGTGGCTGTTACCAAAGCCTCCACAGTACCTTCACCGCCGTCAGCAAGGGGTATCTTAATAACCTCACTATCAGCAAAAACCCTTTTAATCCCCTCCTCCATGGCAGAAGCAGCTTCAATTGCTGAGATACTTCCTTTAAAAGAATCTGGGGCAACAACAAATTTCATTAGCATTCCCTCCCGGCCTTTTTACCATATTTTACATCAAACTCAGTAAATTCTCAATGTGACTGTTGAATATTGAAAGCATATACACAGCATCCAATTGCTCCATTATATTGGGGCAGCAGGGGGATTATTACTGAGGCACCTAATTCTTTTTTTAATATTTCTGTCAAGGCAGTATTTTTTGCCACCCCGCCTACAAAGACCAATGGGTTATATCCAATTTTATGGAGCAGGGGCTGTATTCTTTTAAAAATAGTATAGTTAACACCTGCAGCTAATTCCTCCATGGAATATCCTTCAACAATTTTTCCTATTAATTCTGATTCCCCAAAAACGGCACAGGTGGAACTAAGCTCTACAGGATTTTCATAGTATTTGCTTAATTGTTCTAAATTAATTCCCAAAACACCTGCCATATTTTCTAAATAGCGTCCTGAGCTGGCCGCACATTTATCATTAGTAACAAAATCAACCATTTTACCTCCAGCTATCTTAATGATCTTGCTATCCTGACCACCTAAATCCAGGAGAGTAAAGTCATCAAGTCCACATTGATGTACGGCCCCAAGATAGTGGGCTTTTATCTCGGCAATAGCATCCGCTCCGGCCAGCTTGACTGTAAGCTTTCCATAGCCCGTAGACACAACTCTATCACAATTTGGAATATCCAATGAAGAAAAATCAATATATAACTGCTGGTTTCGTTTCACCGCATGGTTTCTATAAAAATTGATTGTATCAAAGGCTGCTGTTTTTATTATTTTATTATGCTCCATTATAGCAACTTTTACATTTCTGCTTCCCAAGTCTATTCCACAAAATAACATGAAATCACCTCAACATTTCAACAAATGCATCTATCCTCATTCTGCTTCTCGCATCAAGTAATCCGGGCCTGTCCCCCTCTAATGTCAAGATTGGAACGTTAATCTTTTCTCGATAAATTAAATCCTCTATTTGTCTGAAGCAAAAACTCTGGGTATAATGTATAATTCCATCCAGCTGCCTCTTTTTTATCTCTATCTGCAGGTCTTCTAACCTGGCAAAGGCGTGATACGGATATGTGTAAAGCAAATATTGATCCACCAGTTCTCTCACTTCAAAGGGCATTGTAAATTGCCTCTGAATCTCATTAAAAACCACCCTGGCCCCTATTTTTTCAATATATTGATACAAATCGGTAAATATGGGAGGAACACCCATAAAACCAAGACGTACCTGTTCTTTTAAAGGTTTGCGCATTTTTACCTCTTTTAAAAACCCCTTAAGTTCATGGTAAAAAGCCTCTGGATCGCCATTAAAGTCACTGCAGCTTACCTGCCAGAGGTGATTTTCAAAGCCAGTCACCTGATTTGACTCCCATGTCAATCTATCCAATTCCCAAACCAGACGTCTTATTCTTTGGAGCTTTTCTCTCCAGGCATCCACTTCCAACCAGCCGACACCCATATAATTCATGAATTTATTCAGCTGGAGCATGAGCATGTCCCTATCTCTATCATAGGGAAATGCAAAGGGAATAATCTGAACTCCCTTTAAATGCAGGGTTTCCATTAATGCATGGGTGTTGCTGCAGTCACCCTGTGTTGCTGCAACAATCTCATGGATTTTGTTTTCAACTGCAACTCCATAGATACCCTTGATCCACCCGCACAGGTTACGAGGATACCCAGCAAGCTCTGCAATTTCTACATAATGGTTGGGTGATGGATCCGTAATGAAAATATTATTCAGATCCAGTGGAACAGCTCCTGCTGCAAAAATGATTTCTGACGGAACTGTTGTTGTTATACCAATTTTTCTCATGTATTCACCTTCTTAACCAACGGCAGCTTTCTTCCCATTAAAACTTCCCCTAACCTCTGAAAATGCTCAGGGTTACCAGTAACGTAAAATTCGTGGTCTTCTGCCTTTATTTTTGAATTTTCTTCTGGAACTTTTTGCAGAAAATATTTTGCCGTCTCTTTAGTTGTTTCGTGGGCAGGGTCCACAAGGGTTATACCTTCACCAATCACCTCTTTTATTAGCTCTGATAGATAGGGATAATGGGTACACCCTAATATTAGAGTATCAATGTTTGTGCCTTTAAGAGGCTCAAGGGTTCTTTTGACTATGTTAAAGGTTCTTTCTCCTGTGACTTCTCCTGTCTCTACCAGGGGTACAAAATCAGGACATGCCAGAGAAATCATTGTTATACCAGGATCTAGTTCCTGAGCTGCTTTTTTATGAGCACCACTTTTTACTGTTGCCTCTGTAGCAATTACGCCAATGCAGCCATTTCTGGTTGTATCTAATGCAGCCCTAACTCCCGGTTCAATTACACCAATTATGGGGTTTGAATATTTTTGCTGAAGAAAATCCAGGGCTACTGCAGAGGTACTATTACATGCATCAACAATTATTCCACAATCCTTACTCAGTAAGAAATGGGTAATATCATCTGCAAAGCTTCTTAGTTCTTCTGCAGTTCTACCTCCATAGGGAACCCTGGCAGTGTCTCCAAGATACACTATTTTAGCCTGAGGAATTTTGACAAATATTTTTTCAACTACTGACAAGCCACCTAACCCGGAATCAAATATGCCTATGGGCTTACTGTTTAGCAAGGAAATAACGCCTCTCTTCCTTTATGAAAAATGTGAAGCAAGACTATAAATCTATTTTATGTTTATTTCTTAATGAAAAACACAGTTTTATGCGCATTTTGAAAATAATAAATTACTAAACCATTTTAGCATTTAGAAAACCTATGTCAATATAAAACAAGAAACAAGACAGAGGAACCGTCCCCCTGTCTTGTTAATTGTAGTATCTTTCTATTCCTTCTGCAATACCCCTGGCAATTCTAGCTCTGAAGGTTGGATCAGCCAGGAGTTTTTCCTCTGTGGGGTTTGAAATAAAGGCAGTTTCTACTAGTATGGAAGGCATATTAGTTTCTCTTATTACTTTAAAAGAGCTCTGGATAATACCCAGATTCTGCCTTCCTCCATGGGCTACCATGGACTGTTGAACTAGCTGGGCCAGCCTGATTCTTTGTAAACGCTGAGGCCCTAATTTTGGATCATTTGCAGGAGCATAGTAGTAAGTAGAAGTTCCATTAACATTGCGATTAAGTGATGCATTAGCATGTACACTAATATATAAATCAGCATTGACTGAGTTGGCAAGCTGCACTCTGCCGTCAAGGGTTAAGGTTGTGCTGGGACTATTTCTAGTTAGTATTACCTTTGCTCCCTTTTCTGTAAGCATGGCAGCCAACCTGTTGGAGATGTCCATTACTACTTCTCTTTCAGCTAAACCTGTAGGACCAATTGCACCTGGGTCAGATATTCCAATACCATTAATAGTACCATGACCAGGATCTATTACAATAAGTTTTCCAACTAGTGAACCCCTTTGAAACAGGAAGGTAATTTCATTTTCACCCTGTCTGCTAAGTTCTGTCATGCCAATTGGTGCTTTTAGCTCTAACACTATCCTCCCAACATTTTCCGAGAACTGGCCTACCCTGATTTTATCTATAAAAGGATTGTCCAGGACTAAATTCTCCATTTCATTGGTTGGCAGGTCCAATGTAACACCTTGAACATCAATGACAATTCTATATGGATTTTCTAGGTACATTGTACTATAAAACAGTCCCCTGTTGCCTTTTAATGTTACGAAGAAAGCTTCATTCTGTTCTTCATATTCTAAACCCACCAATGCCGGATAGGTAGGGTTTTGGTCATTTCCACTGAAGGACACCACTCTGCCCGTTCCCCGTGACACTTGACCATTTCTGTCATCTCTAATAGCCTGCAGGGATACATATTGCCCGGCAATCCACCCTTCAATTCCATTGGTGGTTTTAACATAATACCAACCATTGGTTTCATTAAGGATCTCAAGCATATCTCCAAGGACTGTTCTTTCGAGTATATCAAAAGAGGTTCCTGGACCCTTACGAAGGTTTACAACATTTCCAGTTACAATGGCCATTTGCTTTTCATCGCCGCTCCAGCCAGAATCCCCATCCTGTGAGAAGTTATCCTTTAGAATAACTAACCACCCGGCAATCCAACCCGGTTTTCCATTATCTAATGTCACCTGGTGCCATATTTTCCCTTCACTATCATTTGCCGAACTCATTATTTTAAACTCCTTGCCAAAGGAGGCTTGTCCAACCAATGAATGTTCTGTACCGGGACCTGAGCGTACATTTAAAGTAGTGCTTGTTACAACTGCAATATTGCCCTGGGGCTGCTTGCTGGCTGCTGTAGTAATTACCACCATTCTATTGGAAGTCTGCCATTCTACATTGGCCCCAAAGGACTCACTAATAAACCTCAAGGGTACCATTGTTCTTCCATTAACTAATTCTGCCTGTGTATCCATTGTTACAGTAATGCCATTTGCCTTTGCATCTCTCCTGCCAATCCAAAGTTCAATTTCCTGACCCTGGTTCCTTAGGGTTACCTTTTGTTCGGCTGGTATCCAATTTACCTGAGAGCCAAGCTCCTCACCTATAAAGCGAATGGGAACCATTGTTCTATTTTGGGCATTAACAAAAGGCTGTACATCAAAGCTTACATTCCTGCCATTTACAGATACACCTATATTGCCTGAAGCTGTATTAGTAGATGTGCTGGTGGTGGTGTTTATTCTAATAAACTCCTTGGAAATCCAACCGGTTTTCCCGTTACTTAGCCTTACCCTGCACCAACCATTACTTTCTTCTAAAACAGCAACCTTGCTGCCCTTGGGTACCTGGTCAACTATGGCATGACTAGTGCTGGGACCGGCTCGCACATTTACCAGATTCCCTGTAATGGTACCTTCTGCTCCACTTGCTAGAGCTATATTTGCCGGTATTATTAAAGCTGTAAATATAACCACTACTAATAAATATGTAATATACTTATATAAGGATTTTTTCTCCAATTTAACATCACTCCCAATGATATAGACGTAAGTCATGCTGCTTTTGTTGCATCTTTTAGATAATACGTTTTATATTTCGTGATTTTATAGGTATTTCCTGCAAATTTTGCCTTTTTTTAAATTGGAAAAATAGACCAAGGCATTAAAACCAAAGAAAAAACCGGCTATTTTGCCGGTGTGCTTTCTTCATTTATTCTTTATGGCCCATATTCAAAGCTTGAAGAGATGGCCTGGGTAAGATCCATATGACCCGTCAAAGTTTCAACATATTGACCTTCAACTAAGAACTGAACTCTATCAACTGTTGGGAATTGAGTAAGGGTATTTACTATGGAATAAACAGTTAAGGTTTCAGCACTTGTTCCACCTATATGGTTAGTTATCAATTCTTTTGAAAAGTCAACAATAATTAAACCATCACTTTTTACGTTAATGTCCTTTAATACTGTTCCTACTGGGATAGTTGGCAGAAGATCACTATCCATGCTGGGGCCTTTAATTAACTCATTGATGGTTGCCCTTGCAATACCTTCAACTTTATTAATTTCTCTTTCTTCAACTATAAGTTTTTGACCCTGACTATCACTAAACCACAACTGGACAAATATGGTTTCCCCTGGTTCTTGAACTGGGTTTTCTGAAGCAATGGGAACCTCCTGAAACTGATTTTCTTGTGGAATATCAATTGTTATTGTTGGCTCTCCATCACCTCTGAATTTTTCTTTTAATGAAGTTAAGGTATTTATTGCACCACATCCACTAATTAAAAGCATAATGGAGACAATAAGAACAATTACAAAAACCTTTTGTTTACTGGATTTAATTAACACAAAAAATCCTCCTTTCCTTAAAATGTTTTATCATAGTACATGTTTATCCTTGGAAGGAGGAATTTATTACTATTTTTTGTTGGCTTTTAATATCAATAGCTAAAAGGATTTTTGCTTTAATTGAAGAAATAAAAAGAAAAACTAATAATTATTGGAGGTCACATGATGAAATTAAAGGCTCTAATTGTTGACGATGAGTATCCTGCTAGAATGGAATTACGATATTTATTGGAAGAGTTCTCCAATGTTGAAGTCATTGGGGAAGCTGCCAATGCTGCTGAGGCCCTCCAGCTCATAAATGCACTGGACTATTCCATTATTTTTTTAGATATTAATATGCCTGGAGCCAGTGGCCTTGAGTTGAGTAAACAGATAAAAGATAACCCCAAAAAGCCTGAAGTTATTTTCGTAACAGCTCACGAAGAATACGCACTAGAAGCTTTTGGGGTAGATGCTGTTGATTATTTGCTTAAGCCAATCAATCCTGTAAGACTGAAAGAGGCTTTAGCCAAGACTGAGAACAGAATTGCCAAAAATAAAGCTGCTTTTACACAGCCTAAAATGGAAGCTGCTGCTCATCTTGACATTATTCCCATTGAAAGCCAGGGTAAAACAGTTCTTTTAAAGCATGCTGATATTATCTACGTAAATGCCCAGAATGACTACTGCACCTTTAAAACCTTTGATAAACATTATCTATCTAGATTCACCCTAAAAGAACTGGAAACAAGACTCAATAAAACTCTTTTCTTTCGCTGTCACCGTTCTTACCTTGTGAACATCAAGAGAGTTCGTGAAGTAACTCCCTTATATAATGGGACACTTTTACTAACTGTAGATGATAAGGAAAAAAGTGAAGTACCAGTTAGCAGATCCCAGGCCAAGCAAATAAGACAAATATTAGGAATGTAATGGTTTTGCATAGGCAAGACAGGCCAGGGCTATGGAGTTAAGCTTGCCTTCTGAACTCTCGGCCCTTGAAGTCAAGACTATGGGGTTAGTTGCACCCAGTACAATACCAGCCATTTTTGCTCCAGCAAAATAAATTAGGGCCTTGCCGAGGGCATTGCCAGTTTCTATGTTTGAAACCAGGAACAGGTCTGTTTTACCTGTAATTTGACTCTTGATTCCCTTGTGTTTGGCAGCATCTGGGTTTACAGCTACATCAAGGGCAATGGGTCCTTCTACTATGCCGTTTGGAAGCTCACCCAGCCTGCCCATTTCTGCCAACTCCCTGGCATCAACAGTTGCCGGCATTTTTGAGTTGACCTGTTCGTTAGCTGTGAGAATTGCCACATTGGGTTTCTCAAGTCCCATAAAATTTAATGCTAAAAGGGCATTGACTAGAATGTCTTTTTTTTCATTTATATTTGGGGCTATATTTATTCCTCCATCTGAAAGATATAATAATCTATCCCATGATGGAATTTCAAAAACCCCTAAATGACTTAATAAACGTCCTGTTCTTAAGCCCTCCTCCCTATGCAGGACGGCTTTTAAGAAGGTGCTGCTGTTTATAAGCCCCTTCATAAGTATCTGGGCTTGACCATTTTTCACCAGGGAAACAGCTTTTAAAGCAGCTTTTTCTTCATCAGGTTCATCTATAATCTTATAGCCGTCACTCAATCCAACGGTTTTTAAAATGGGCCCTATTAGCTTTGCATTCCCAACAAGGATGGCGGAAACTAAGCCTGCTTCTCTAGCAGCTCTTACAGCTTCAAGTACATCCTTGTCCTGGGCCACAGCAACGCTAATTACATAATTACCCCTGCTTTTAGCTGTATCAAGGATTTCTCTAAAATTATGGTACAAAGGTTAAACCTCCTTGAGAAAACCATTTAATACTCTTTAGCTTTTTCTTCTTTTTTAAGCACCCTTAATGCTCCCATTGCCAAAGATTCAAGCTCCTCCTCACCTGGTTCAAGAACCACAGGAGCAATAAATTTTACTCGTCTGATGATTTCATCAGTAATTCTTTTGGAATGGGCCATGCCGCCTGTAATTATGATACTGTCAACCTGACCCTCTAAAACAGCAGACATGGCGCCTATTTCCTTACTAATCTGGTAGGAAAGGGCGCTTAGTAAAAGCCCAGCTTTTTCGTGGCCTTCTGCTGCCATTTTTTCCACTTCTCTAATATCCTTGGTTCCAAGATAAGCATATAAGCCGCCCTTAGTCATGAGTTTTTCCTTCATTTCTTGATGGGTGTACTTGCCTGAATAGCATAAGTTCATGAGTTGGGTTGCAGGAAGCCCTCCACATCTGTCAGGAGCAAAGGGCCCCTCCTCAATAGCATTATTTACATCAATCATCCTGCCATTTTTGTGGGGAGCAACAGAAACACCGCTGCCTAAATGTGCTACTACAAAGTTCATATCTTTATATTGCTTGCCCATTTTCCTTGCCACCTTGTGGGCAACAGCCTTCATATTGAGAGCGTGTGACAAACTGGTCCTTTCAATATCCGGCAGTCCTGAAATTTTTGCTGCAGGATCCATTTCGTCAACAGCTACCGGATCCACAATATAGGCGGGAATATTTAACCTGGCAGCAATACCATGGGCAATAGCTGCTCCTAGATTTGACGCATGCTCCCCCCTCCTTGCTTCCCTCAGGTCCTTAAGCATGGCCTCGTTTACAATATATGTTCCTCCCGCTATAGGCTTTACCAATCCACCACGCCCAACAACTGCATCCAGTGAATTAATTTCAATATTGGCATCAGCAAGCTCTTTTAAAATAATATCTAGACGATAAGCGTACTGATCAAATACCCTTTCAAAAGCCTCCAGATCTGCTGAGGTATGCTCAACAGTCCTCTTTAAAACTGGTTCCTCATCCAGGAATACAGCAAATTTTGTTGAAGCAGCTCCTGGATTTATGGTGAGAATTCTTTTTTTTTCAACCAAAACAATTTAACCCACCTTTCATGAACTCCTGTTTACATATTAAACAGGATTATTGGCTGCATCAATGGAGTTTTTGAAAATCTTAGAGGATTACCTGGATGCTGGTATCTTGGAAGGTCTTGGATCAACAAAGTAAACTATGAAAAATGCTATCAGGCCTATTGGCCAGGCCAAATAAATTGGATGAGGTACTATCCTAATAGCAGGAACAAACTGCCAGATTGCCAGGTAGATGATACCAATTAA of the Desulfitibacter alkalitolerans DSM 16504 genome contains:
- a CDS encoding N-acetylmuramoyl-L-alanine amidase encodes the protein MEKKSLYKYITYLLVVVIFTALIIPANIALASGAEGTITGNLVNVRAGPSTSHAIVDQVPKGSKVAVLEESNGWCRVRLSNGKTGWISKEFIRINTTTSTSTNTASGNIGVSVNGRNVSFDVQPFVNAQNRTMVPIRFIGEELGSQVNWIPAEQKVTLRNQGQEIELWIGRRDAKANGITVTMDTQAELVNGRTMVPLRFISESFGANVEWQTSNRMVVITTAASKQPQGNIAVVTSTTLNVRSGPGTEHSLVGQASFGKEFKIMSSANDSEGKIWHQVTLDNGKPGWIAGWLVILKDNFSQDGDSGWSGDEKQMAIVTGNVVNLRKGPGTSFDILERTVLGDMLEILNETNGWYYVKTTNGIEGWIAGQYVSLQAIRDDRNGQVSRGTGRVVSFSGNDQNPTYPALVGLEYEEQNEAFFVTLKGNRGLFYSTMYLENPYRIVIDVQGVTLDLPTNEMENLVLDNPFIDKIRVGQFSENVGRIVLELKAPIGMTELSRQGENEITFLFQRGSLVGKLIVIDPGHGTINGIGISDPGAIGPTGLAEREVVMDISNRLAAMLTEKGAKVILTRNSPSTTLTLDGRVQLANSVNADLYISVHANASLNRNVNGTSTYYYAPANDPKLGPQRLQRIRLAQLVQQSMVAHGGRQNLGIIQSSFKVIRETNMPSILVETAFISNPTEEKLLADPTFRARIARGIAEGIERYYN
- a CDS encoding GerMN domain-containing protein, yielding MLIKSSKQKVFVIVLIVSIMLLISGCGAINTLTSLKEKFRGDGEPTITIDIPQENQFQEVPIASENPVQEPGETIFVQLWFSDSQGQKLIVEEREINKVEGIARATINELIKGPSMDSDLLPTIPVGTVLKDINVKSDGLIIVDFSKELITNHIGGTSAETLTVYSIVNTLTQFPTVDRVQFLVEGQYVETLTGHMDLTQAISSSFEYGP
- a CDS encoding LytTR family transcriptional regulator DNA-binding domain-containing protein, with protein sequence MKLKALIVDDEYPARMELRYLLEEFSNVEVIGEAANAAEALQLINALDYSIIFLDINMPGASGLELSKQIKDNPKKPEVIFVTAHEEYALEAFGVDAVDYLLKPINPVRLKEALAKTENRIAKNKAAFTQPKMEAAAHLDIIPIESQGKTVLLKHADIIYVNAQNDYCTFKTFDKHYLSRFTLKELETRLNKTLFFRCHRSYLVNIKRVREVTPLYNGTLLLTVDDKEKSEVPVSRSQAKQIRQILGM
- a CDS encoding bifunctional enoyl-CoA hydratase/phosphate acetyltransferase, producing MYHNFREILDTAKSRGNYVISVAVAQDKDVLEAVRAAREAGLVSAILVGNAKLIGPILKTVGLSDGYKIIDEPDEEKAALKAVSLVKNGQAQILMKGLINSSTFLKAVLHREEGLRTGRLLSHLGVFEIPSWDRLLYLSDGGINIAPNINEKKDILVNALLALNFMGLEKPNVAILTANEQVNSKMPATVDARELAEMGRLGELPNGIVEGPIALDVAVNPDAAKHKGIKSQITGKTDLFLVSNIETGNALGKALIYFAGAKMAGIVLGATNPIVLTSRAESSEGKLNSIALACLAYAKPLHS
- the buk gene encoding butyrate kinase → MVEKKRILTINPGAASTKFAVFLDEEPVLKRTVEHTSADLEAFERVFDQYAYRLDIILKELADANIEINSLDAVVGRGGLVKPIAGGTYIVNEAMLKDLREARRGEHASNLGAAIAHGIAARLNIPAYIVDPVAVDEMDPAAKISGLPDIERTSLSHALNMKAVAHKVARKMGKQYKDMNFVVAHLGSGVSVAPHKNGRMIDVNNAIEEGPFAPDRCGGLPATQLMNLCYSGKYTHQEMKEKLMTKGGLYAYLGTKDIREVEKMAAEGHEKAGLLLSALSYQISKEIGAMSAVLEGQVDSIIITGGMAHSKRITDEIIRRVKFIAPVVLEPGEEELESLAMGALRVLKKEEKAKEY